In Peromyscus eremicus chromosome 15, PerEre_H2_v1, whole genome shotgun sequence, a genomic segment contains:
- the LOC131925718 gene encoding intelectin-1a-like → MKNLDTNRWTNPVSSSPFRSCKEIKQKMTGAQDGLYFLRTKNGVIYQTFCDMTTAGGGWTLVASVHENNMGGKCTVGDRWSSQQGNRKDYPRGDGNWANYNTFGSAEGATSDDYKNPGYFDIQAENLGIWHVPNNSPLKNWRNSSLLRYHTSTGFLQHLGRNLFGLYKKYPVKYGAGKCWTDNGPAIPVVYDYGDAQKTASYYSPFGQSEFTAGYIQFRVFNNERAANALCAGMRVTGCNTEHNCIGGGGFFPEGDPRQCGDFSAFDWDGYGTHKGASNSRKITEAAVLLFYR, encoded by the exons ATGA AGAACCTGGATACCAACAGATGGACAAATCCTGTGTCTTCCTCTCCATTCAGAAGCTGCAAAGAAATCAAGCAGAAGATGACTGGAGCACAAG ATGGCCTCTATTTCCTCCGCACGAAGAATGGTGTCATCTACCAGACCTTCTGTGACATGACCACTGCAGGTGGTGGCTGGACCCTGGTGGCCAGTGTGCATGAGAACAACATGGGTGGGAAGTGCACGGTGGGTGATCGCTGGTCCAGTCAGCAAGGCAACAGAAAAGACTACCCACGGGGAGATGGCAACTGGGCCAACTACAACACCTTTGGGTCTGCAGAGGGGGCCACAAGTGATGACTACAAG AACCCTGGCTACTTCGACATCCAGGCTGAGAACCTGGGTATCTGGCATGTGCCCAACAATAGCCCTCTGAAAAATTGGAGGAACAGTTCCCTGCTGAGGTACCACACCTCCACTGGCTTCCTGCAGCACCTGGGCCGTAATCTGTTTGGCCTGTACAAG AAGTACCCGGTGAAATATGGAGCAGGGAAGTGTTGGACTGACAATGGCCCAGCAATACCTGTGGTCTATGACTATGGTGATGCTCAGAAGACAGCCTCTTATTACTCCCCCTTTGGCCAGA GTGAATTCACTGCAGGATACATCCAATTCAGAGTGTTTAATAATGAGAGAGCAGCCAATGCCTTGTGTGCTGGGATGAGGGTCACTGGATGTAACACTGAGCAT AACTGCATTGGTGGAGGAGGATTCTTCCCAGAAGGTGACCCTCGGCAGTGTGGAGACTTCTCTGCATTTGATTGGGATGGATATGGAACTCACAAGGGGGCCAGCAACAGCAGGAAGATAACTGAAGCAGCTGTGCTTCTGTTCTACCGTTAA